One Rhinopithecus roxellana isolate Shanxi Qingling chromosome 7, ASM756505v1, whole genome shotgun sequence DNA segment encodes these proteins:
- the TEX13B gene encoding LOW QUALITY PROTEIN: testis-expressed protein 13B (The sequence of the model RefSeq protein was modified relative to this genomic sequence to represent the inferred CDS: inserted 3 bases in 2 codons) codes for MALRPEDPSSGFRHSNVVAFINEKMARHTKGPEFYLENISLSWEEVEDKLWAILEDSEVPSEVKEACTWGSLALGVRFAHRQGQLQNRRVQWLQDFAKLHRSAAMVLASNLTELKEQQEMECNEATFQLHITQTSLAEVQRERDMLRWKLLHAELASPQQQGQATVFPXGDWTEGAGEQEKEAVAAAGAAEGEGEERYAEAGPAPEEALQGLGGGFRHPLGAVXAGKLHLWGVEGARSQVSTNSPILLLWAWVHSLTGASSCPAPYLIHILIPMPFVRLLSHTHYTPFTSKGHSTGSNSDAFQLGGL; via the exons ATGGCCTTGAGACCTGAGGACCCCAGTAGTGGGTTCCGGCACAGCAACGTGGTGGCCTTCATCAACgagaaaatggccaggcacacGAAAGGCCCCGAGTTCTACCTCGAGAATATATCCTTATCCTGGGAGGAGGTGGAAGACAAGCTCTGGGCCATCCTGGAGGACAGCGAGGTGCCCAGTGAGGTCAAAGAGGCCTGTACCTGGGGCAGCCTGGCCTTGGGCGTGCGCTTTGCCCACAGGCAGGGGCAGTTACAAAACCGCAGGGTGCAGTGGCTGCAAGACTTTGCCAAACTGCACAGATCAGCTGCGATGGTCTTGGCCTCAAACCTGACAGAACTCAAGGAACAGCAGGAGATGGAATGCAATGAGGCGACCTTCCAGTTGCACATAACCCAGACCAGCCTTGCGGAGGTGCAGAGAGAGCGGGACATGCTGAGATGGAAGCTCCTCCATGCT GAGCTGGCATCTCCCCAGCAGCAGGGCCAGGCTACAGTGTTTCC GGGGGATTGGACAGAAGGAGCGGGTGAGCAGGAAAAGGAGGCGGtggctgctgctggtgctgctgaaggagaaggagaggagaggtaTGCAGAGGCGGGGCCTGCCCCTGAGGAGGCCttgcaggggctgggaggaggcttCAGGCATCCTCTGGGAGCTG GAGCAGGCAAATTACACCTTTGGGGGGTAGAGGGAGCAAGATCTCAGGTCAGTACAAACAGCCCTATCTTACTTCTCTGGGCCTGGGTCCACAGCCTCACTGGAGCCTCTTCCTGTCCAGCTCCTTACCTCATTCACATACTCATACCCATGCCCTTTGTCCGCCTTCTCAGCCATACCCACTATACCCCCTTCACCAGCAAAGGTCACAGCACCGGTTCCAACTCAGATGCCTTCCAACTGGGGGGCCTCTGA